A single genomic interval of Triticum urartu cultivar G1812 unplaced genomic scaffold, Tu2.1 TuUngrouped_contig_4449, whole genome shotgun sequence harbors:
- the LOC125527836 gene encoding uncharacterized protein LOC125527836 has product LQLPEDCAKQFKEVKNHASGEETELLIEELKQREEEATEAQQQADVKLLEAKKLASQYQKEADKCSSGMDTCEEAREKSAESLLGQRKLTALWEERARELGWKPGNVKPHRNQ; this is encoded by the coding sequence ACTGTGCCAAGCAATTCAAAGAGGTCAAGAATCATGCTTCCGGTGAGGAAACAGAGTTACTAATAGAAGAGCTAAAGCAGAGAGAGGAGGAAGCAACAGAAGCTCAGCAACAAGCCGATGTAAAGTTGCTCGAGGCTAAAAAACTAGCTTCGCAGTATCAAAAGGAGGCTGACAAATGCAGTTCAGGTATGGATACATGTGAAGAAGCTAGGGAGAAGTCAGCCGAGTCGCTGCTCGGTCAAAGGAAATTAACTGCTTTGTGGGAGGAAAGAGCTCGGGAACTTGGATGGAAACCAGGCAATGTCAAACCACACCGGAATCAGTAA